A window of Sphingobium herbicidovorans contains these coding sequences:
- the queF gene encoding preQ(1) synthase — MTDTPEPVKPIHLGQSSALPASPEDAVLDYVPNPRPGKPYLVRFTAPEFTSLCPVTGQPDFAHLVIDYAPAATIVESKSLKLFLGAFRNHAAFHEDCTVGIGERLFAEMQPLWLRIGGYWYPRGGIPIDVFWQSGEPPAGLWLPAQDVPGYRGRG; from the coding sequence ATGACTGATACGCCTGAACCTGTAAAGCCGATCCATCTGGGGCAGAGCAGCGCGCTGCCTGCGTCGCCCGAAGATGCGGTGCTCGATTATGTGCCCAATCCGCGTCCCGGGAAGCCCTATCTGGTGCGCTTCACCGCGCCGGAATTTACATCGCTCTGCCCGGTGACGGGGCAGCCCGACTTCGCTCATCTGGTAATCGACTATGCGCCCGCCGCAACGATCGTCGAATCGAAATCGTTGAAGCTGTTCCTGGGCGCGTTCCGCAACCATGCGGCGTTCCATGAAGATTGCACGGTGGGGATCGGCGAGCGGCTGTTTGCCGAGATGCAGCCGCTGTGGTTGCGGATCGGCGGCTACTGGTATCCGCGCGGGGGCATTCCGATAGATGTGTTCTGGCAATCGGGCGAGCCGCCCGCAGGCTTGTGGCTGCCTGCGCAGGATGTGCCGGGGTATCGCGGGCGGGGTTGA
- a CDS encoding GIY-YIG nuclease family protein, giving the protein MRRSWTYIMTNKPRGVLYIGVTSNLAVRVDQHRRGVGSVFCSKYNLRCLVLAEEHQRIDDAIAREKALKALKALKAWKRDWKIELIEAGNPEWRDLFELIM; this is encoded by the coding sequence ATGCGGCGTAGTTGGACGTACATCATGACGAACAAGCCGCGCGGGGTGCTGTATATTGGCGTCACCAGCAACCTGGCTGTGCGTGTGGACCAACATCGGCGTGGTGTGGGATCGGTGTTTTGCAGCAAATATAATCTGCGCTGTCTGGTGCTGGCCGAGGAACATCAGCGGATTGACGATGCGATCGCGCGGGAAAAAGCGTTGAAGGCGTTGAAGGCGTTGAAGGCGTGGAAGCGAGACTGGAAGATCGAGCTGATCGAAGCCGGGAATCCAGAATGGCGTGATTTGTTCGAGCTTATTATGTGA
- a CDS encoding M1 family metallopeptidase: MSFGKFLPLMLAAAPLALIQPVLAQAPTGPAPGITTQLPRGAAPSHYAIEVTPDAANLKFTGKVTIDVAVAQSMPVLVLNAADLTIGDVRLTPTKGKSLTGTAKIDADAQTVTLDFGKPLAPGSYKLDVAYAGVINTQANGLFALDYTDNEGKAKRALFTQFEAPDARRFVPSFDEPSYKATFGLSAIVPTGQLAVSNMPVKASQDLGGGKTRVTFGASPKMSSYLLFFGLGDLERATKMAGATEVGVITGKGNTGKAQLALDASVAILPWFNDYFGVPYPLPKLDNVAGPGQSQFFSAMENWGAIFTFERALLVDPRFTSEGTRRTIYSIVAHEMAHQWFGDLVTMAWWDDLWLNEGFASWMATKVTDKLQPEWEMLLTRVGGRERAMALDALATTHPVVQKINTVEEVNQAFDDITYEKGEAVITMLEGFAGEDVWREGIRSYMKAHAYGNTVTDDLWKAVEGAGAKGLVSIAHDFTSQPGIPLVKVDSAQCKGGSTVLALSQGEFSRDRKDKTPLRWNVPVMAQTIGGAPQRLILNGAASLTLPGCGAYVINAGQTGYYRSLYPQANVQALAKGFTRLSAMDQIGLLADNFQLGLGGYQPIGLALDMVDAVPASASPAVLAEVPDYLGSAYHMLESDKAAQGRVAAYASRKLGPVLAGVGFDAKAGEGPQAPVLRSALVATLGGMGDRAVVAEAARRFAEPALLDGPLRNVWLRIIAQNADAATWEKLRAMANGAKTDLEKSTLFALLGAAKDEALATKALDLAMTDEPGKTTSAAIISAVGAEHPMLAVDYVLAHRQQYEAMIDVSARSQAIARLGGGSADPAMATKLDAYASQHLTPESRKVVDRSISAIKTRIETRARLKPALLAWFAKK; this comes from the coding sequence ATGTCTTTTGGAAAATTCCTGCCCCTGATGCTGGCGGCTGCGCCGTTGGCCCTGATCCAGCCCGTTCTGGCGCAAGCCCCCACTGGCCCCGCGCCGGGGATCACGACGCAATTGCCGCGTGGCGCGGCGCCCAGCCATTATGCGATCGAAGTGACGCCGGACGCCGCGAACCTGAAGTTCACGGGCAAGGTGACGATCGACGTCGCCGTGGCGCAGTCCATGCCGGTGCTGGTGCTGAACGCCGCGGACCTGACGATCGGCGATGTCAGGCTGACGCCCACGAAGGGCAAGTCGCTAACGGGCACGGCCAAGATCGATGCCGACGCGCAGACGGTGACGCTGGATTTCGGCAAGCCGCTCGCGCCGGGAAGCTATAAGCTCGACGTCGCCTATGCGGGCGTCATCAATACGCAGGCGAACGGTCTTTTCGCGCTGGATTACACCGATAATGAAGGCAAGGCGAAGCGGGCGTTGTTCACGCAGTTCGAAGCGCCCGATGCGCGCCGCTTCGTGCCGAGCTTTGACGAGCCGAGCTACAAGGCCACGTTCGGCCTTTCCGCCATCGTGCCCACGGGGCAGCTGGCGGTCAGCAACATGCCGGTCAAGGCGTCGCAGGATCTGGGCGGCGGCAAGACGCGGGTGACATTTGGCGCCAGCCCCAAAATGTCGTCTTATCTGCTGTTCTTCGGTCTGGGCGATCTGGAGCGCGCGACCAAGATGGCGGGCGCGACCGAAGTCGGCGTCATCACCGGCAAGGGGAATACGGGCAAGGCGCAGCTGGCGCTGGATGCGTCGGTGGCGATCCTGCCGTGGTTCAACGATTATTTCGGCGTGCCTTACCCCCTGCCCAAACTCGACAATGTTGCGGGGCCGGGGCAGAGCCAGTTCTTCTCCGCAATGGAGAATTGGGGCGCGATCTTCACCTTCGAGCGGGCTTTGCTGGTCGATCCGCGCTTTACGTCAGAGGGCACGCGGCGGACCATCTATTCCATCGTCGCGCATGAAATGGCGCATCAATGGTTCGGCGACCTGGTCACCATGGCATGGTGGGACGACCTGTGGCTGAATGAAGGTTTCGCCAGCTGGATGGCGACCAAGGTCACCGACAAGTTGCAGCCGGAATGGGAGATGCTGTTGACCCGCGTTGGCGGGCGGGAGCGGGCGATGGCGCTCGACGCGCTGGCGACCACGCATCCGGTGGTGCAGAAGATCAACACCGTCGAAGAGGTGAACCAGGCGTTCGACGACATCACCTATGAAAAGGGTGAGGCGGTCATCACCATGCTGGAAGGCTTTGCGGGCGAGGATGTGTGGCGCGAGGGTATTCGCAGCTACATGAAGGCGCATGCCTATGGAAATACCGTGACCGACGATCTGTGGAAGGCGGTTGAGGGCGCGGGGGCCAAGGGGCTGGTTTCCATCGCGCATGACTTTACCAGCCAGCCGGGCATTCCGCTGGTGAAGGTGGACAGCGCGCAGTGCAAGGGCGGCTCCACCGTGCTGGCGCTGAGCCAGGGCGAGTTCAGCCGCGACCGGAAGGACAAGACGCCCTTACGCTGGAACGTGCCGGTGATGGCGCAGACCATCGGCGGCGCGCCGCAGCGGCTGATCCTGAACGGGGCGGCGTCGCTCACGCTGCCGGGATGCGGGGCCTATGTGATCAATGCGGGGCAGACGGGCTATTATCGCTCGCTCTATCCGCAGGCCAATGTGCAGGCGCTGGCGAAGGGCTTTACCCGGCTTTCGGCGATGGATCAGATCGGGCTGCTGGCGGATAACTTCCAGCTGGGGCTGGGCGGTTATCAGCCGATCGGGCTGGCGCTCGACATGGTGGACGCGGTGCCTGCCAGTGCGAGCCCGGCGGTGCTGGCGGAAGTACCCGACTATCTGGGCAGCGCCTATCATATGCTGGAAAGCGACAAGGCGGCGCAGGGCCGGGTCGCGGCCTATGCCTCGCGCAAGCTGGGGCCGGTGCTGGCGGGCGTCGGTTTTGACGCCAAGGCCGGAGAGGGGCCGCAGGCGCCGGTGCTGCGGTCGGCGCTGGTGGCGACGCTGGGCGGCATGGGCGACAGGGCCGTGGTGGCGGAAGCGGCGCGGCGCTTTGCTGAGCCTGCCCTGCTCGACGGGCCGCTGCGCAATGTGTGGCTGAGGATCATTGCCCAGAATGCCGATGCCGCGACCTGGGAAAAGCTGCGCGCGATGGCCAATGGTGCGAAGACCGATCTGGAGAAGAGCACGCTGTTCGCTCTGCTGGGGGCGGCGAAGGATGAGGCGCTGGCGACGAAGGCGCTGGACCTCGCCATGACCGATGAACCGGGGAAGACGACGAGCGCGGCGATCATATCCGCCGTGGGCGCGGAGCATCCGATGCTGGCGGTGGACTATGTGCTGGCGCACCGGCAGCAATATGAGGCCATGATCGACGTGTCGGCGCGGAGCCAGGCGATTGCGCGGCTGGGCGGCGGATCGGCGGACCCGGCGATGGCGACGAAGCTGGACGCCTATGCCAGCCAGCATCTGACGCCTGAATCGCGCAAGGTCGTGGATCGGTCGATATCGGCGATCAAGACGCGGATCGAGACGCGGGCGCGGCTGAAGCCGGCGCTGTTGGCCTGGTTTGCGAAGAAGTGA
- a CDS encoding phytase, with the protein MGFTFITLSGCAPVEREVPLATRIANATPAVAVTARGETAPVGTANADAADDPAIWRNAANPAQSLIVGTDKKAGLYVYGLDGKTRDFLDAGRVNNVDLRDDVVINGQKGILVAASDRNDLANAKVALFLLDPATAKLTALGKVDGGKGEAYGICLYRDAAATYAFIVLKDGTINQIALDTAGAAPTARIVRSMKLASQSEGCAADDRTGILYVAEEDAGLWRFDASATGSTTPVMIAAADGRNLVADAEGVAIAPIGEKDGYVLVSSQGDNAYVAYRLSDDSYAGRFRVGAGAIGGTEETDGIDLMLGDFGPAYPGGLFVAQDGHNAAAAQNFKLVAWDDIAKALGLR; encoded by the coding sequence ATAGGTTTCACTTTTATTACATTATCAGGCTGCGCGCCGGTAGAACGGGAAGTTCCACTTGCCACGCGTATCGCCAACGCCACCCCCGCCGTCGCAGTCACCGCGCGGGGCGAAACCGCCCCTGTGGGTACGGCCAATGCGGACGCGGCGGACGATCCTGCGATCTGGCGCAATGCCGCCAACCCGGCGCAGAGCCTGATCGTCGGCACCGACAAGAAGGCCGGGCTGTATGTCTACGGTCTGGACGGCAAGACGCGCGATTTCCTGGACGCTGGCCGGGTCAACAATGTCGATCTGCGCGACGATGTCGTCATCAATGGGCAAAAGGGCATTCTGGTCGCAGCCAGCGATCGCAATGACCTTGCCAACGCAAAGGTTGCGCTCTTCCTTCTCGACCCCGCCACGGCCAAGCTCACCGCCCTTGGCAAGGTCGATGGCGGCAAGGGCGAGGCTTACGGCATCTGCCTCTACCGGGACGCGGCCGCCACCTATGCCTTCATCGTCCTCAAGGACGGCACGATCAACCAGATCGCGCTCGACACGGCGGGCGCGGCGCCCACGGCACGCATCGTCCGCTCCATGAAGCTCGCCTCGCAGTCGGAAGGCTGCGCCGCCGACGACCGCACCGGCATCCTGTACGTGGCGGAGGAAGATGCAGGACTGTGGCGCTTCGACGCCAGCGCCACCGGCTCCACCACCCCGGTCATGATCGCAGCCGCCGATGGCAGGAACCTGGTCGCCGATGCCGAAGGCGTCGCGATCGCGCCCATTGGGGAGAAGGACGGCTATGTCCTCGTCTCCAGCCAGGGCGACAATGCCTATGTCGCCTACCGGCTGAGCGACGACAGCTATGCCGGGCGCTTCCGCGTCGGCGCTGGCGCTATCGGCGGGACAGAAGAAACGGACGGCATCGACCTGATGCTGGGCGATTTCGGGCCAGCCTATCCCGGCGGCCTCTTCGTCGCGCAGGACGGCCACAACGCCGCCGCGGCGCAGAATTTCAAGCTGGTCGCCTGGGATGACATCGCCAAGGCGCTGGGCCTTCGCTAA
- a CDS encoding type II toxin-antitoxin system PemK/MazF family toxin encodes MPLNFYPRAGQVLMCDFSGFKVPEMVKPRPVVVVSPRLPRRSDVVAVVPISLTEPTHLMPYHVRLSKNYHPSEPDDLPCWAIADLLMNLGIYRLDGFKVGRRKWENPQMTGDDLAAVKDAVLHGLGMFPVANS; translated from the coding sequence ATGCCGCTCAACTTTTATCCCCGCGCGGGTCAGGTGCTGATGTGCGACTTTTCAGGCTTCAAGGTTCCTGAGATGGTGAAGCCGCGCCCTGTGGTGGTGGTATCGCCGCGTTTGCCGCGTAGGTCGGATGTGGTTGCTGTCGTGCCGATCAGTCTTACTGAGCCCACGCATTTGATGCCATATCATGTTAGGCTATCGAAGAATTATCATCCGAGTGAGCCCGATGATTTGCCATGTTGGGCAATCGCCGATTTACTGATGAACCTGGGCATATACCGTCTCGATGGCTTCAAGGTTGGTCGTCGGAAATGGGAGAACCCGCAGATGACGGGCGACGATCTAGCCGCCGTGAAAGATGCCGTTCTGCACGGCCTGGGGATGTTTCCAGTTGCCAACTCTTAA
- a CDS encoding IS1595 family transposase, which yields MQINGITDIARFLTDEAAAQQALADLRWPDGNVVCPLDAADPETGEIISCGGTKVYAVSYKRKDKDGNVIPTVRKQWKCGKCRQKFSVTSKSIFEGAHIPVGKWIYAIFLMCSSKKGVSANQLARELNVTYKSAWFMCHRVREAMLQEPMAGMLGGGPDAIVELDETYVGGKLKNNRHKNRTAKAGKKTAVMTLIDREGDVKTVKVPNVRKNTLQSLARPIVDQSATIITDAHLSYEGLAEHFHGHHVVDHSKTFVRGVIFHTNFAESYHSLLKRGIIGSFHHVSDKHLPRYLAEFDRRWNTRKERDGARTVRVIETAIGKRLTYSETVG from the coding sequence ATGCAGATCAATGGCATCACCGATATCGCCCGCTTCCTCACTGACGAAGCCGCCGCACAGCAAGCCCTGGCCGATCTGCGCTGGCCGGACGGAAACGTCGTTTGCCCGCTTGATGCTGCCGATCCCGAGACCGGCGAAATCATTTCGTGTGGTGGTACGAAGGTCTACGCCGTCAGCTACAAGCGCAAGGACAAGGACGGGAACGTCATCCCGACCGTCCGCAAGCAGTGGAAGTGCGGCAAGTGCCGTCAGAAGTTCAGCGTCACCAGCAAGAGTATCTTCGAGGGCGCTCACATTCCGGTCGGCAAGTGGATTTATGCCATTTTCCTGATGTGCAGCAGCAAGAAGGGCGTCTCGGCCAACCAGCTCGCTCGGGAACTGAACGTCACCTACAAGTCGGCCTGGTTCATGTGCCACCGCGTTCGCGAGGCCATGCTGCAAGAACCTATGGCTGGCATGCTTGGCGGCGGCCCGGATGCCATCGTGGAACTGGATGAAACGTATGTCGGCGGCAAGCTGAAGAACAATCGCCACAAGAACCGCACCGCCAAGGCTGGCAAGAAGACCGCCGTCATGACGCTGATCGACCGCGAGGGCGACGTTAAGACCGTCAAAGTCCCGAACGTTCGCAAGAACACTCTGCAATCGCTCGCTCGTCCTATCGTTGACCAGAGCGCGACGATCATCACAGACGCCCACCTTTCTTATGAGGGCCTTGCAGAGCACTTCCACGGCCATCATGTGGTCGACCACAGCAAGACGTTCGTTCGCGGCGTGATTTTCCACACCAACTTCGCGGAAAGCTATCATAGCCTGCTCAAGCGGGGCATCATCGGCTCCTTCCATCATGTCAGCGACAAGCACCTTCCGCGCTATCTCGCCGAGTTTGATCGCCGCTGGAATACGCGCAAGGAGCGCGATGGCGCTCGCACAGTACGAGTGATTGAAACCGCTATCGGGAAGCGTCTGACGTACAGCGAAACGGTAGGCTAA